In Plasmodium gaboni strain SY75 chromosome 7, whole genome shotgun sequence, the following are encoded in one genomic region:
- a CDS encoding hypothetical protein (conserved Plasmodium protein, unknown function) has protein sequence MERIKILYLHIYEDEKTQMIRKILEELYGKENILSSRKKYRTLDILIFIVIYILCICCALICFYYLCIVSTYTYILIPPCIIITVIIFFIGSIIIYELLYSTFLYKANKSFDQLKPHVIVAYQFGCILATHLDGPKVPMLLISPVEENFFSNKIRKKINISDYPYIIFVHTTKDKKRYLKKSLSLIESLDKKKYRVEIVDEGYHLELLSPAEYKYWIDEIYSMRPEYPSINSQQ, from the exons atGGAGCgaataaaaattttgtatCTTCATATATACGAAGATGAAAAAACTCAAATGATCAGAAAGATCCTTGAAGAACTATATGGtaaggaaaatatattatcttcaAGAAAGAAATATAGAACCTTGGacattttaatttttattgttatatatattttatgtatatgttgtgcattaatttgtttttacTATTTATGTATAGTAAGTActtatacatatatattaatacctccttgtattattattacagtgattatttttttcattgggtctataataatatacgaattattatattcgACATTTTTATACAAAGCTAATAAATCATTTGATCAATTGAAGCCTCATGTAATTGTTGCTTATCAGTTTGGATGTATTTTAGCTACCCACTTAGATGGTCCCAAGGTTCCAATG CTCTTAATATCACCTGTTgaagaaaattttttttcaaataaaatcaggaaaaaaataaatatctCAGATTATCCATATATCATATTTGTACATACAAcaaaagataaaaaaagatatttgaaaaaaagTTTAAGTCTGATAGAATCTttagataaaaaaaaatatagagTGGAAATAGTTGACGAAGGTTATCATTTAGAGTTATTAAGTCCAGctgaatataaatattggATTGATGAAATTTATTCTATGCGTCCTGAATATCCTTCAATTAATTCCcaacaataa
- a CDS encoding hypothetical protein (conserved Plasmodium protein, unknown function), whose amino-acid sequence MVDIKLKSANSSCEFKLDFNEIKLPDDINILKDLEKEVENSIYHLKRSNEEIKEYDPQGLDKDLFLALNENKFALFRKEERLMLIRKKIQNIENTHGLADTLKVSQNNVVDNKEQENIKDDNIINNTIDDHNKAQNDKDINSSNMEKKDGIYL is encoded by the coding sequence ATGGttgatataaaattaaaaagcGCAAATTCAAGTTGCGAATTTAAACTTGATtttaatgaaataaaaCTTCCTGATgacataaatattttaaaagatttagaaaaagaagtagaaaattctatatatcatttaaaaagatcaaatgaagaaataaaagaatatgaCCCTCAAGGATTGGATAAGGATCTTTTTTTAGCTTtgaatgaaaataaatttgCTTTGTTTAGAAAAGAAGAAAGACTTATGTTAATAAGAAagaaaatacaaaatatagAAAACACTCATGGATTGGCAGATACATTAAAAGTATCACAAAATAATGTAGTTGATAATAAGGAacaagaaaatataaaagatgataacataataaataacaCTATCGACGATCATAATAAGGCACAAAATGATAAAGATATTAATAGTTCAAATATGGAAAAGAAAGAtggaatatatttataa
- a CDS encoding hypothetical protein (conserved Plasmodium protein, unknown function), whose translation MNGISLCKINEQIRPLLWRNNSYILNSFSNYSMALSCLTKRFSSTYKINKTLTPKNDKKDIYKYYNEKLREDIRPYKLISSLPTLNHYVNPLDMTKFAVKYILSYRFFFIYMARTTFQAVRPLMAFCVFGELMKLILATMTSGVFAFFFSFVLAFEVLYFFLQCYISYTFLTMFFDVMF comes from the exons atgaatgGCATATCTTTGtgtaaaataaatgaaca AATAAGACCCTTACTATGGAGGAATAactcatatatattaaactCGTTCAGCAACTATTCAATG GCCCTGAGCTGTTTAACTAAAAGATTTTCTTcaacatataaaataaataaaacattgACACCTAAAAACGACaaaaaagatatttataaatactACAATGAAAAGTTAAGAGAAGATATAAGACCCTACAAATTAATATCAAGTCTACCTACATTAAATCATTATGTGAACCCATTGGATATGACAAAATTTGCagtaaaatatattttaagttatcgttttttttttatatatatggcTAGAACGACATTTCAg GCCGTGAGACCACTTATGGCGTTCTGCGTATTCGGCGAATTAATGAAATTAATATTGGCTACCATGACAAGTGGTGTTTTTGcttttttcttttccttTGTCTTAGCATTTGAAGTAttgtattttttcttaCAATGTTATATATCTTATACTTTTTTAACAATGTTTTTTGATGTTatgttttaa